The Corynebacterium tuberculostearicum genome window below encodes:
- a CDS encoding HAMP domain-containing sensor histidine kinase: MSLTASVDDRLEAKADVLLRQSQDPRFMDNVDQEIEDFKSYNPGTRVALSPPSMSFSYGDTIPVGGDFHRTENYTETSVRTVGGERVLAKRHDLGSTVVVAQSLASTQELIAILGTVLLIIVALGIVLAIFAGLIVSKTGMQPIARLKRAVDYVTQTNDLRPIEVSNNDEMAQLTTSFNQMLEALQESRSQQSQFVADAGHELKTPLTSMRTNIELLMMLNRAGGGFGMSDEDRKDLEDDVMSQMNELSTLIGDLVDLAREDGNEREPEPVDLCEVMMASLERARRRRPDVEFLVRFIPWELDGDPFALGRATLNLMDNAAKWSPATGTVRVSMEQLSSHEVRLRFDDSGPGIAPEEREKVFERFYRSAEARSMPGSGLGLAIVKSVIERHDGTIKIRESNDGGTRMEVILPGKPVPGEIFVDGLADPHEGLPGGKEDPSDRGEIFAQRWFNQG; the protein is encoded by the coding sequence ATGTCCCTTACCGCCTCCGTCGATGACCGCTTGGAGGCCAAGGCCGATGTCTTGTTGCGGCAAAGCCAAGACCCGCGGTTCATGGATAACGTGGACCAGGAAATCGAGGACTTTAAGTCCTATAACCCTGGCACCCGTGTAGCCCTATCACCGCCCTCCATGAGCTTTTCCTACGGCGACACCATTCCTGTGGGCGGGGACTTCCACCGGACGGAGAATTACACGGAAACTTCCGTGCGTACCGTCGGCGGCGAGCGGGTGTTGGCCAAGCGTCATGATCTCGGCTCTACCGTGGTCGTCGCTCAGTCTCTCGCATCTACGCAAGAGCTCATAGCCATCTTGGGCACGGTGCTACTGATTATCGTTGCCCTTGGTATCGTGCTCGCCATTTTTGCAGGCCTCATCGTGTCCAAAACCGGTATGCAACCCATCGCCCGGCTGAAGCGAGCGGTGGATTACGTGACGCAGACCAACGACCTGCGTCCTATTGAGGTCTCCAATAACGACGAGATGGCGCAGTTGACCACCTCCTTTAACCAGATGCTGGAGGCACTGCAGGAATCCCGTTCGCAGCAGTCTCAGTTCGTAGCCGATGCTGGACACGAGCTAAAGACCCCGCTGACCTCTATGCGTACCAATATTGAGCTTTTGATGATGCTCAATCGCGCCGGTGGTGGCTTTGGCATGAGCGATGAGGACCGCAAGGACCTCGAAGATGACGTCATGTCCCAGATGAATGAGCTCTCCACCTTGATTGGAGACCTCGTTGATTTGGCGCGCGAGGACGGCAATGAGCGCGAACCGGAACCGGTTGACCTTTGTGAAGTCATGATGGCTTCGCTGGAGCGTGCGCGCCGCCGCCGTCCCGATGTGGAGTTCTTGGTGCGCTTTATCCCGTGGGAGCTGGACGGCGACCCCTTCGCATTGGGTCGTGCCACGCTTAACCTCATGGACAATGCGGCTAAGTGGTCGCCGGCAACTGGCACGGTGCGCGTATCCATGGAGCAGCTATCCTCCCACGAGGTGCGCCTGCGCTTTGATGATTCTGGGCCTGGCATTGCTCCGGAGGAGCGGGAGAAGGTCTTTGAGCGCTTCTATCGTTCGGCAGAAGCGCGCTCCATGCCGGGATCGGGCTTGGGCTTGGCCATTGTGAAATCGGTAATTGAACGCCACGATGGCACGATCAAGATCCGCGAGTCTAATGATGGTGGCACCCGCATGGAAGTCATCTTGCCGGGCAAGCCTGTGCCGGGTGAGATTTTCGTGGACGGTTTGGCAGACCCGCATGAGGGGCTGCCGGGTGGTAAGGAAGACCCAAGCGACCGGGGTGAAATCTTTGCGCAGCGTTGGTTTAATCAGGGCTAG
- a CDS encoding S1C family serine protease, protein MNMRNDDYRGFDGNSPEGVSQEGPGRAEPVQGGPNFGETNQQDAVAGNAGPYSGDTGPYSGADAQAQETGSYSQGWNQPRGGAQGDDPRTLGSLGPYPNGPQTQSFSGQGQEGPMVTPLPPQPEQKKKIGLGAATALAAVAAIAAGSIAGAVVGMSSGGGNNDTSVVNEALKAEPANNSTGKEPEQGSVEEVASKVLPAVVSIQTMTRTGGAEGSGSVISPDGYVLTNHHVVAGAEHGGMMQVTMNDGSKHEADVVASDANTDVAIVKIKDVKDLPFLQFGDSDSVAVGQEVVAVGSPLGLNATVTSGIVSAKNRPVRASQEGGESSLIDAIQTDAAVNPGNSGGPLVDRDGNIVGMNSMIASLSNDSSGEGGSIGLGFAIPSNFAKRMADELINDGKVSHPTLGVKVLARDDGNGARIAEVEPGGPADKAGLKDGDIVTRVNDRLIENADALIAAARSQDFGATVTLEVTREDSDESRQVEVTLSGE, encoded by the coding sequence ATGAACATGAGGAATGACGATTACCGCGGCTTTGATGGAAACTCCCCGGAGGGAGTGTCCCAGGAAGGTCCGGGTAGGGCCGAGCCGGTTCAGGGTGGTCCGAACTTTGGAGAAACCAACCAGCAAGATGCCGTGGCTGGCAATGCTGGACCCTACAGCGGCGACACTGGTCCTTATAGTGGCGCTGACGCGCAGGCACAAGAGACTGGCTCCTATTCACAAGGCTGGAATCAGCCGCGCGGCGGTGCACAAGGCGATGACCCACGAACACTAGGTTCGCTCGGGCCGTACCCGAACGGCCCACAGACCCAAAGCTTTAGCGGTCAGGGACAGGAAGGCCCGATGGTCACCCCTCTTCCTCCGCAGCCGGAGCAAAAGAAGAAAATCGGCTTGGGTGCCGCCACCGCTTTGGCGGCCGTTGCCGCCATCGCCGCAGGCTCGATTGCCGGTGCTGTGGTCGGTATGAGTTCCGGGGGAGGCAATAACGATACCTCTGTAGTCAATGAAGCCCTCAAGGCTGAGCCGGCCAACAATAGCACCGGTAAGGAACCGGAGCAGGGTTCCGTTGAAGAAGTTGCCTCTAAGGTTTTGCCGGCGGTGGTTTCTATCCAGACGATGACTCGTACTGGTGGGGCTGAAGGCTCCGGTTCTGTCATCTCCCCAGATGGTTATGTACTGACCAACCACCACGTGGTTGCCGGTGCTGAGCACGGTGGCATGATGCAGGTGACCATGAATGACGGCAGCAAGCATGAAGCTGACGTGGTGGCCTCGGATGCGAATACGGACGTTGCCATCGTGAAAATCAAGGACGTCAAGGACCTGCCGTTCTTGCAGTTCGGCGACTCCGATTCCGTTGCCGTGGGCCAAGAGGTGGTGGCCGTGGGCTCACCTTTGGGCCTGAACGCTACCGTGACCTCGGGCATCGTGTCGGCAAAGAACCGTCCCGTGCGCGCGTCCCAGGAGGGTGGCGAGTCCTCATTGATTGACGCCATTCAGACCGATGCTGCAGTTAACCCTGGCAACTCCGGCGGCCCGCTGGTGGATCGAGACGGCAATATCGTGGGCATGAACTCCATGATTGCTTCGCTGTCTAATGACTCCTCCGGCGAGGGCGGCTCCATTGGCTTGGGCTTTGCAATTCCATCCAACTTTGCCAAGCGCATGGCAGATGAGCTCATCAATGACGGCAAAGTTTCCCACCCAACCCTTGGCGTGAAGGTGCTAGCGCGCGACGACGGCAATGGTGCCCGCATCGCCGAGGTAGAGCCGGGCGGTCCAGCAGATAAGGCGGGTTTGAAGGATGGCGACATTGTCACCCGCGTCAACGACCGCCTGATTGAAAACGCTGATGCGCTCATCGCGGCGGCGCGATCGCAGGACTTTGGCGCGACGGTGACCTTGGAGGTTACCCGCGAAGACTCGGATGAATCTCGTCAGGTAGAGGTAACCCTCTCAGGCGAGTAA
- the rpmB gene encoding 50S ribosomal protein L28: protein MSAICQVTGRKPEFGKQVSHSHRRTSRRWNPNVQRRRYYLPSEGRTITLNVSTKGMKIIDRDGIESVVAKIRARGEKI, encoded by the coding sequence ATGTCGGCTATTTGCCAGGTAACGGGCCGCAAGCCGGAATTCGGCAAGCAGGTCTCGCACTCGCACCGCCGCACTTCGCGCCGTTGGAACCCCAACGTGCAGCGTCGTCGCTACTACCTGCCCTCTGAGGGCCGTACCATCACCCTGAATGTTTCCACCAAGGGCATGAAGATCATCGACCGCGATGGCATCGAGTCCGTTGTGGCTAAGATTCGCGCACGTGGGGAGAAGATTTAA
- a CDS encoding TetR/AcrR family transcriptional regulator, with protein MAGNVGRPRKHSPRRRGNSAREEILDASSELFTTQGFATTSTHQIADAVGIRQASLYYHFPSKTEIFLTLLNSTIEPSLELADELAGTDADPAQRLWSLVAAESRLLLTSGWNVGRLYQLPVANSPEFSEYHESRDRLQNHFRSTAAAIVGEDDPRVELPFHIALSVIEMRPNNGTPPFDASQSVPETAAMLADAALAVLGASVPDNAEETTLELLKNRNDSISAAAAAAADRKKKSR; from the coding sequence ATGGCAGGCAATGTCGGTAGGCCGCGTAAACACAGCCCGCGGCGCAGGGGCAATAGCGCCCGTGAGGAGATTTTGGACGCCTCCTCTGAGCTTTTCACTACTCAGGGTTTTGCTACCACGTCCACGCACCAGATTGCAGACGCGGTGGGCATCCGTCAGGCGTCGCTGTACTACCACTTCCCGTCCAAGACGGAGATTTTCCTGACGCTGCTCAATTCCACCATCGAGCCCTCCTTGGAGTTGGCCGATGAGTTGGCGGGCACCGACGCGGACCCGGCACAGCGCCTGTGGTCTTTGGTCGCCGCGGAATCGCGTCTGTTGCTCACCAGTGGCTGGAACGTGGGCCGCCTGTATCAGCTGCCGGTGGCCAATTCCCCGGAGTTCTCCGAGTATCACGAGTCACGCGACCGCCTGCAGAACCATTTCCGCTCCACCGCCGCCGCCATCGTGGGCGAGGATGACCCCCGCGTGGAGCTGCCCTTCCACATCGCGCTGTCCGTTATTGAAATGCGCCCCAATAACGGCACCCCGCCGTTCGACGCTTCCCAGTCGGTTCCGGAGACTGCTGCCATGCTTGCCGACGCCGCCTTGGCCGTCCTCGGCGCCTCCGTCCCCGACAATGCCGAGGAAACTACCCTCGAGCTGCTCAAGAATCGCAACGACTCCATCTCTGCGGCCGCCGCTGCTGCGGCCGACCGCAAGAAGAAGTCGCGCTAG
- the rpsN gene encoding 30S ribosomal protein S14 has translation MAKKSKIAKNEQRKEIVARYAERRAELKKIIKNPNTPDEERLEAQFELNRQPRDASPARVRNRDAADGRPRGYLRKFGLSRVRMRGMAHRGELPGVRKSSW, from the coding sequence ATGGCTAAGAAGTCCAAGATCGCTAAGAACGAGCAGCGCAAGGAAATCGTCGCCCGCTACGCGGAGCGTCGCGCTGAGCTCAAGAAGATCATCAAGAACCCGAACACCCCGGATGAGGAGCGCCTGGAGGCTCAGTTCGAGCTGAACCGCCAGCCTCGTGACGCTTCCCCAGCCCGCGTACGTAACCGTGACGCTGCCGATGGCCGCCCACGCGGTTACCTCCGCAAGTTCGGCCTGTCCCGTGTCCGTATGCGCGGCATGGCTCACCGTGGTGAGCTGCCGGGCGTTCGTAAGTCCAGCTGGTAA
- a CDS encoding type B 50S ribosomal protein L31, with the protein MKKDIHPDYHPVVFRDAGTGHSFLTKSTASSDRTVEWEDGNEYPLIVVDVTAESHPFWTGAQRVMDTAGRVERFNQRFGGMARRKKKNA; encoded by the coding sequence ATGAAGAAAGATATTCACCCGGATTACCACCCGGTAGTCTTCCGCGATGCTGGTACCGGTCACTCCTTTTTGACCAAGTCCACCGCTTCCTCCGACCGCACCGTTGAGTGGGAAGACGGCAACGAGTACCCACTGATCGTCGTTGACGTTACCGCTGAGTCCCACCCGTTCTGGACTGGTGCACAGCGCGTTATGGATACCGCCGGCCGCGTCGAGCGCTTCAACCAGCGCTTCGGTGGCATGGCACGCCGCAAGAAGAAGAACGCGTAA
- a CDS encoding MogA/MoaB family molybdenum cofactor biosynthesis protein gives MPDSQHDVTDSAQPDGANKRDSLMDVAEPDDAFLLASEQEDSLAAPRRGLIVIVTDHPGEQSDSTSQLVSELLAEANFRVDGAIVVRSKKSKIRQAIETAVVGGVDLVLTVGGTGVGPRDKTPEATRSVIDKMVPGVAQALRSSGQACGAVDACTSRGLSGVSGSTVVVNLASSRAAVRDGMATLAPLVHHLIDQLQQSSVQ, from the coding sequence ATGCCAGATTCGCAGCACGATGTGACCGACTCCGCGCAGCCCGACGGCGCGAATAAGCGCGATTCCTTGATGGATGTTGCCGAACCCGATGATGCCTTCCTGCTGGCGAGCGAGCAGGAGGATAGCCTTGCCGCCCCGCGCCGCGGGCTCATCGTTATTGTCACCGATCATCCTGGTGAGCAATCCGATAGCACTTCGCAGCTGGTAAGCGAGTTGCTCGCGGAGGCCAATTTCCGCGTTGATGGCGCCATCGTAGTGCGTTCCAAGAAGTCCAAGATTCGCCAGGCCATTGAGACCGCCGTGGTCGGTGGCGTGGACTTGGTCCTCACCGTGGGCGGTACCGGCGTGGGCCCGCGCGATAAGACTCCGGAGGCTACCCGCTCCGTCATCGACAAGATGGTGCCGGGCGTGGCGCAGGCGCTGCGTTCTTCTGGCCAAGCCTGTGGCGCGGTGGATGCCTGCACGTCCCGCGGCCTATCGGGTGTTTCGGGCTCTACCGTCGTGGTCAACCTCGCTTCCTCGCGTGCTGCGGTCCGTGATGGCATGGCTACCTTGGCGCCTCTGGTGCACCACCTGATTGATCAGCTGCAGCAATCGAGCGTCCAGTAA
- the rpmG gene encoding 50S ribosomal protein L33: MARNDIRPIIKLKSTAGTGYTYVTRKNKRNNPDRITLKKFDPIARKHVEFREER, encoded by the coding sequence ATGGCACGTAACGATATCCGCCCAATCATCAAGCTTAAGTCCACTGCGGGCACCGGTTACACCTACGTGACCCGTAAGAACAAGCGCAACAACCCGGATCGCATCACCTTGAAGAAGTTCGATCCGATTGCCCGCAAGCACGTCGAATTCCGCGAGGAGCGATAA
- the purH gene encoding bifunctional phosphoribosylaminoimidazolecarboxamide formyltransferase/IMP cyclohydrolase: MSEDRKQVKRALISVYDKTGLEDLARALDKAGVEIVSTGSTAKKIADLGIEVTPVEKLTGFPECLEGRVKTLHPRVHAGILADTRKDDHLNQLSELEVEPFQLVVVNLYPFRETVASGADFDGCVEQIDIGGPSMVRAAAKNHPSVAVVVDPSRYDEAVEAVNNGGFTLEQRRGLARDAFLHTADYDAAVSAWFVDQLSEEGQTTPLRYGENSHQAATVTRIGSKGLANATQFNGKEMSYNNYQDADAAWRAAWDHERPCVVIIKHTNPCGIAVSEESIAAAHRAAHACDPMSAFGGVIAVNREVTVEMAEQVKEIFTEVIVAPSYEDGAIDVLKAKKNLRVLQAEHEDQHEERKYISGGVLTQEPDTYQAEGDNPANWTLAAGEALNESDLAELEFAWRAVRAVKSNAILLAKDNATVGVGMGQVNRVDSAKLAVERANTLADGANRTEGSFAASDAFFPFADGLQVLLDAGVKAVVQPGGSIRDEEVIAAAKEAGVTLYLTGTRHFAH, from the coding sequence ATGAGCGAAGACCGCAAGCAGGTAAAGCGCGCCCTTATCAGCGTGTACGACAAGACCGGGCTGGAGGATCTAGCCCGCGCCCTCGATAAGGCAGGCGTGGAAATCGTCTCCACCGGCTCCACCGCGAAGAAGATCGCGGACCTGGGCATCGAGGTCACTCCGGTAGAAAAGCTCACCGGCTTCCCGGAGTGCTTGGAAGGCCGCGTCAAGACGCTGCACCCGCGCGTGCACGCCGGCATCTTGGCCGATACCCGCAAGGATGACCACCTCAACCAGCTCTCCGAGCTCGAGGTAGAGCCTTTCCAGCTCGTCGTGGTCAACCTGTACCCCTTCCGCGAGACTGTAGCTTCTGGCGCGGACTTTGATGGCTGCGTGGAACAGATTGATATCGGCGGCCCGTCCATGGTGCGCGCGGCTGCCAAGAACCACCCGTCTGTTGCCGTCGTCGTGGATCCTTCCCGCTACGACGAGGCCGTGGAGGCCGTGAACAACGGTGGCTTTACCCTAGAGCAGCGCCGTGGCCTGGCGCGCGATGCCTTCCTGCACACCGCGGATTATGATGCGGCCGTCTCCGCGTGGTTCGTGGATCAGCTCAGCGAGGAGGGCCAAACCACCCCGCTGCGCTACGGCGAGAACTCTCACCAGGCGGCTACTGTCACCCGCATCGGTTCCAAGGGCCTTGCCAATGCCACCCAGTTCAATGGCAAGGAGATGAGCTACAACAACTACCAGGATGCGGATGCCGCGTGGCGCGCCGCGTGGGACCACGAGCGCCCCTGCGTTGTGATTATCAAGCACACCAACCCATGCGGCATTGCCGTGTCCGAGGAGTCCATCGCCGCCGCCCACCGCGCCGCCCACGCGTGCGACCCAATGTCCGCTTTTGGCGGCGTGATTGCCGTCAACCGCGAGGTCACCGTAGAGATGGCCGAGCAGGTAAAGGAGATCTTTACCGAGGTCATCGTCGCTCCTTCCTATGAGGACGGCGCCATTGACGTGCTTAAGGCCAAGAAGAACCTGCGCGTGCTGCAGGCAGAGCACGAAGACCAGCACGAGGAGCGCAAGTACATCTCCGGCGGCGTTCTCACCCAGGAGCCAGACACCTACCAGGCCGAGGGCGATAACCCGGCCAACTGGACCCTGGCTGCGGGCGAGGCCCTCAACGAGTCCGACTTGGCTGAGCTCGAGTTCGCCTGGCGCGCCGTGCGCGCGGTGAAGTCCAACGCCATCTTGCTGGCCAAGGACAATGCCACCGTGGGCGTGGGCATGGGCCAGGTCAACCGCGTTGACTCCGCCAAGCTGGCCGTCGAGCGCGCCAACACCTTGGCCGATGGTGCCAACCGCACCGAGGGCTCCTTCGCCGCTTCTGACGCCTTCTTCCCGTTCGCCGATGGTTTGCAGGTGCTTCTCGACGCCGGCGTTAAGGCCGTGGTCCAGCCCGGCGGCTCCATCCGCGACGAAGAAGTCATCGCGGCAGCGAAGGAAGCCGGCGTTACTTTGTACCTGACCGGTACCCGCCACTTCGCGCACTAG
- a CDS encoding response regulator transcription factor, which translates to MKILVVDDEQAVRESLRRSLRFNGYEVLTANDGLEAVETVRAENPELLILDVMMPNMDGLEVCRTLRSEGWDRPILVLTARDGVSDRVAGLDAGADDYLPKPFALEELLARVRSLVRRASADSIAAEAPVESKLSFEDLELDADTREVSRGGRAISLTRTEFALLQLLMENPRKVLSRSKILEEVWGYDFPTSGNALEVYIGYLRKKTEGEGDARLIHTVRGVGYVLRESNP; encoded by the coding sequence ATGAAAATCCTTGTGGTGGATGATGAACAAGCCGTCCGCGAATCGCTACGCCGTTCCCTACGTTTTAACGGCTACGAAGTGCTGACCGCTAACGACGGCCTGGAAGCCGTCGAGACGGTGCGCGCTGAGAATCCAGAATTGTTGATTCTGGACGTCATGATGCCCAACATGGATGGCCTTGAGGTATGCCGCACCCTGCGCAGTGAGGGTTGGGACCGTCCAATCCTCGTTCTGACCGCGCGCGATGGTGTTTCGGACCGTGTGGCTGGCCTCGATGCCGGCGCGGATGATTACCTGCCAAAGCCATTCGCATTGGAAGAGCTCTTGGCCCGCGTGCGCTCCTTGGTACGGCGTGCCTCTGCAGATTCCATCGCGGCTGAAGCCCCGGTGGAAAGCAAGCTCAGCTTCGAGGACCTTGAGCTTGACGCCGATACCCGCGAAGTAAGCCGCGGTGGCCGCGCCATTTCCTTGACCCGCACCGAGTTTGCGCTGCTGCAATTGCTGATGGAAAATCCCCGCAAGGTTCTCTCCCGCAGCAAGATCCTGGAAGAGGTATGGGGTTACGATTTCCCTACCTCCGGCAATGCTCTCGAGGTCTATATCGGCTACCTGCGTAAGAAGACCGAGGGCGAGGGCGACGCTCGCCTCATCCACACCGTCCGTGGTGTGGGCTATGTTTTGAGGGAGTCTAATCCGTGA
- a CDS encoding putative nucleotidyltransferase substrate binding domain-containing protein: MALHQSLLDLSELAPHCQSRATARGLLAEAQDILRNAVAHQDNEIELAHWYSRLITDIVRSPGVNSPVRLSGAAARGDQLPSMPVEWMGDDADLQDVFADVGLQAHAAADSIAARVDAGLPLGNGGEQALLEEALAQRPPALKMVDGLPDRDAAVDIKATLLSPIAAIARWAAPGPRPTVDRLAIGVERDLLTAADAESLDLAWRTGYALELRRWYEGVSDRPVTLRDLPPLDRTAYGSACRIVSAAFESISRRAEEYK; this comes from the coding sequence ATGGCCCTGCACCAATCCCTACTCGATCTTTCCGAGCTCGCCCCGCACTGCCAGTCCCGCGCTACGGCCCGCGGACTGCTCGCAGAGGCCCAAGATATCTTGCGCAATGCGGTCGCCCACCAGGACAATGAGATTGAATTGGCCCACTGGTATTCCCGGCTGATTACGGATATTGTTCGCTCCCCGGGGGTCAACTCCCCAGTCCGCCTCAGCGGCGCTGCGGCCCGCGGCGACCAGCTGCCGTCCATGCCTGTGGAGTGGATGGGCGACGATGCCGATCTCCAAGACGTCTTCGCCGATGTCGGTCTCCAAGCTCACGCAGCCGCCGATTCCATCGCCGCGCGCGTCGACGCCGGCCTGCCCCTCGGAAACGGCGGAGAACAAGCACTACTGGAAGAAGCCTTGGCCCAGCGTCCGCCTGCCCTCAAGATGGTCGATGGGCTGCCGGACCGCGATGCAGCGGTAGACATCAAGGCCACGCTGCTCTCCCCCATCGCAGCAATCGCACGCTGGGCAGCGCCGGGGCCGCGCCCGACGGTGGATCGGCTGGCGATCGGCGTGGAACGCGATTTGCTCACCGCCGCGGACGCAGAGTCTTTGGACCTAGCGTGGCGCACCGGTTATGCGTTAGAGTTGCGCCGTTGGTATGAGGGCGTTAGCGATCGCCCGGTCACGCTGCGCGATCTTCCGCCGCTGGACCGCACCGCTTATGGTTCTGCGTGCCGCATTGTCTCGGCGGCGTTTGAGTCTATTTCCCGGCGGGCAGAAGAATATAAATAG
- the rpmF gene encoding 50S ribosomal protein L32 has product MATPKFKKSRANTHARRSQWKADNVALQEVTIDGQTVRIPRRLVKAAKLGLVDVEQF; this is encoded by the coding sequence ATGGCAACTCCTAAGTTTAAGAAGTCCCGTGCGAACACCCACGCACGTCGTTCCCAGTGGAAGGCTGACAACGTAGCCCTCCAGGAAGTCACCATCGACGGCCAGACCGTCCGCATCCCGCGCCGCCTGGTTAAGGCTGCCAAGCTGGGCCTGGTTGACGTAGAGCAGTTCTAA
- the rpsR gene encoding 30S ribosomal protein S18, producing the protein MANKRNNQKKFRMEQSRRPKKNPLKAEGIEKVDYKDTKTLRLFISDRHKIRSRRVTGLTPQQQRQVATAVKNAREMALLPFTTR; encoded by the coding sequence ATGGCTAATAAGCGCAATAACCAAAAGAAGTTCCGTATGGAGCAGAGCCGTCGCCCAAAGAAGAACCCTTTGAAGGCTGAGGGCATCGAGAAGGTGGACTACAAGGACACCAAGACTCTGCGTCTGTTCATCTCGGATCGTCACAAGATCCGTTCCCGTCGCGTCACCGGTCTGACCCCGCAGCAGCAGCGTCAGGTTGCTACCGCAGTCAAGAACGCACGCGAAATGGCTCTCCTGCCGTTCACCACCCGCTAA